The segment TAAATTTTCCTTTGATTTCCTATTCGCCCACCCCCACCCCATCCCAAGAGGCTGAAGTGATCGCGGTTTCTAAATCTTCTCTCACTGAATCTTCTCTGATAGAGCGGCAACTCCCGTCGCGCAATCGTCTCATTTTCGGTGCATCGGTCTTTTTGGTGTCGGTTCCTGTGTTCTTTGAAGCGCCCTTAGTCCGATCGATTCCGCTGCTCTGCCTTTTACTCACTTCAGTATGGGTTTGGGTCTCGATCGCGCTTTCTGCGAAATCAAAAACACAACACTGGGGTGAGTTAATCACAGGATTCACTTGGACATGGCTTGCTGGCTCGCTTTACTGGGGGTGGATGCGTTGGGAACCCACGTTACATTTACCGATCGAAGCGATTGGGCTGCCGATCGCGATCTGGGGATTGCGGCAGAATTGGTGCAAACTTGGAAACTTTTTCTACTTAGGCTCCCTCTTTGGAACTGCAATCACTGATTTATATTTCTACGTGAGTGACTTGATTCCGTATTGGCGGCGATTAATGCAGGTAGAACCAGATGCAGTGCAGCCGATCTTTCAAGAAGCTCTTATGCAAATGTACACACCTCATGGCATTTTCTGGGTGATTTCACTAGCTACGCTACTCCTTGTAATCGGTGTTCTCTCGCTGCGGGTGAAAACGCCGCATTGGGTAGCATTTGGTGGTGCTGTTCTCAGTACCATTCTAGTTGACAGTCTTTTCTGGATTGCAGCAACCCTGGCATAAACTCGTAGATAGCGCGATTGCACGCAATTTCTCTCAGTTGAATACTGCGGAAAATACAGTAAAAAATAATTCACTTCACCTTTATATTACAAGCGCTACTACTGACACATTTCCATCGCAAGCGTTGCATCATAAGGAAAGAATGACCTTATTTTCCTTGTTGAGCCTGTGGTAACTCTCCAACCTATTCCTCATCTCATCCTACATAGCGATCTCAATCGTCAGCGCTTGCCTTTAGTGGGTAATAGCTGCTGGACAATTGGACGGAGCGAGGATAACACATTTGTGATTGGCGATCGCTGGATTTCACGTAACCATGCCATGCTGCAATGGATGGAAACGGGAGAATATTATTTGATCGATCTCGGCAGTCGCAACGGCACTTTTGTGAATGGGCGGCGGGTGAGCATTCCGGTGACATTGCAGAATGGCGATCGTCTCACGTTTGGACAGACTGAACTAGATTTCTTCTGCCCTATGAATCGTCCTGCTCCGTCGAGCGATCTCGACTCTAAAGATTTCACGGCAACCGCAGCGCTCTCAGTGCGCTGTTTAATCTCGGTTTTGGTTGTTGATATTCGCGATTTTACGATTCTGACGCGTCAGCTAGACGAAAGCATTCTTTCTGAGATGATCGGGACTTGGTTTCGCCAAGCAGGTGAGATTATTCGAGAGTATGGCAGTTGGGTCGATAAATATATTGGCGATGCGGTGATGGCGGTCTGGACGCATGGAGCGCATGGAGTCGAGCGGGATGAGTCACTACGAATCTGTCAGGCGATTAATGCGCTTCATAAGATGACGAGTGATTTGTATCGAGACTATCCCTTGCCATTTCCGATTCGGATCGGGGCAGGTGTGAATACGGGATTTGCGATGGTCGGTAACACAGGTAGCGGCGATCGACCCGATTACACAGCATTGGGTGATACCGTGAATGCGGCATTTCGATTAGAAACAGCAACGAAACAAATCGGACTCGATATTGCGATGGGTGAAACGACGTATCGGCATCTGGCAAGTCATGTAGGTGAGTTGGCGTTCTTTGAGCGATATAACGTTGATCTCAAAGGTTACGATACGCCAACTCCGACTCATGCTTGCTCGTTTGCGGATCTCGATCGCTTTTTGAAGAGTAATTTCGATACCTTTTACTAAAGATCCAAGAAAGAGAGTCAAGAAAGATATTTTTGAACCACTTCCCACCCGGTGATCGAGACCCAAATTAGCCCTAAGCATAAGAGAAAATTCACGCCAATGTGAACAGAACGTGCCCAAGGCTGAGTGGGAATCTGTACAGCACTCCAGGCAGAAAGAAATACCAATTCAACGACAGCCAGCCCCGACCATAAATGATTGGAATGACCTAAACTGCCGTAATGCCCTAGGGTTCCGACAATGCCAATTCCCAGTAAGACCAAGACTAAAATCGCGATCGCAATTCCTACGCCAATATGCAGCGATCTCACCCATTTGATGCCAAATAATAATCCTGATCCCGTTGCTGCTTGAAGCAAATACGCCACGATCGTCAAACCCATTGCCCAAGCAGCAATTCGCCATAACCAAAGAAAGGACGGTAAATCCAAAACGTTCTACCTAACTCGCCTTCTCATTGTGCAAAAAACAACCGCGATCAAAATGCGATCGCGGTTGTTTCTTAACGAATCCCCACACCTTTTACTAAGCAAATCGATAGACGAAGCGGTTTTTCTTATAAAAATTGCAGAAAAAATTTAGGATTCCGCTGGAGTTGCCAGAATTGACCTCAGCTCTTGGCGAAAGGAGGCATCCTCGTCTCCCTCCGTCACAATCAGAGTTGAACAAGGAATTGTATCTGACAAAATCGCACTTGCCATCATGCCAGTATGAATTTCCAAATGAGCTGTCACGATTGCTTCAAAGATCAATCGCTGACCTGGAAAAACGACTCGTTCAAAGTACCAATTTGGCACATCTGTAATCCGAGCAATTTGAATTTGACTTGTAGCATTTACATAACAACAAAGGACGGGATCAGATCCATTAGAAGGAACGGGATCAAGAATTTGAGGCATGGCGATTGAAACCCCTTAGATAAGTAGCGAAGTACCTTGACACTAACATTGCCGGATTTCTAACAACTGTAAAGGTGATTACCAACGGTTTCTTTTCAAGACGATTTATGCTTTGAGATTGAGAACTTGTAAGTCTTCAACGCAAAAAATTAAATTTAGTTCATACCTGAATACTTTGTGCAGTAAAAATACAGAGTTCTCAAAAAAGATTAAGGCTGTTTTGCGATCGCGTGGATGCTTCTTGAGGACAATCCATGCAGAGAACGAGAGTCAGTGATATCGTAAAGTTATGTGAAAATTACTCAGGATCCATTGATCCGATGAATCAACGCTGATGGATTCCTCACCCATGAAGGCTATGGAAACTCGCATTCTCTACGTCCGGTTGCCTTGTAATCCGATTTTTCCGATTGGAGCCGTGTATCTTGCCGATCACGTTCACAAGCAGTTTCCTGACATCATCCAAAAAATCTTAGATTTGGGCACAGTCCCGCCTTTGGATTACGCCTCAGCGCTGGATGATTGCATTGATCAGTTCAAGCCAACGCTGTTGGTCTATTCTTGGCGCGACATTCAGATTTACGCACCTGTGGGGGGCCGCGGGGGAAATCCACTGCAATACACCTTTGAGTACTACTACGCTTTAAATCCGTTCTTGAAGGCGAGAGGCGCGCTTGGCTTACTGCGAATCGCTTCAGGCTATTACGGCGAATTGTGGCGCAATGCCAATCTGATCAAACGGGGCTTCAAACGCGCTCGCAAATATCATCCAGATGCCAAATTGGTTGTGGGTGGGGGCGCAGTGAGCGTGTTTTATGAGCAAGTTGCGAGAAGTTTGCCGAAAGGCACGATCGTATCGGTGGGCGAAGGGGAAACGCTGCTCGAAAAACTGCTGCGGGGTGAAGATTTCTTAGATGAGCGGTGTTATATCGTCGGCGAGACGAAACCGCGCGATCGCATGATTCACGAATTTCCCAACCCGATCGAGAAAGCTGCTTGCGATTACGATTACATTGCGTCGATCTGGGACGAATTTGAATACTATTTTCAATCTCAAGACTTTTATATTGGAGTCCAGACCAAGCGCGGCTGTCCCCACAACTGCTGCTACTGCGTCTATACAGTGATTGAAGGTAAACAGGTTCGGATCAATCCAGCTGATGAAGTCGTCAAAGAAATGCAGCAGCTTTACAAAAAAGGCGTTCGCAACTTCTGGTTCACAGATGCTCAATTTATTCCAGCCAGGAAGTATATTGATGATGCGATCGAGCTTCTGCAAAAGATCGTGGATGCGGGCATGACCGATATTCACTGGGCAGCTTACATTCGTGCGGATAATCTCACGCCGAAGCTTGCCGAATTGATGGTGAAGACTGGCATGAATTACTTTGAGATTGGCATTACCAGCGGCTCTCAGGAACTCGTGCGCAAAATGAGAATGGGGTACAATCTCCGAACCGTCTTAGAAAACTGCCGAGATTTGAAAGCGGCAGGATTCAACGATCTTGTTTCGGTGAATTATTCATTTAACGTGATTGATGAGCGACCGGAAACGATTCGACAAACGATCGCGTATCATCGCGAATTAGAAAAAATCTTCGGAGCCGACAAAGTTGAGCCTGCGATTTTCTTTATCGGGCTGCAACCTCATACGCATCTAGAAGAATATGCGCTCAAGAATGACATTCTGAAGCCGGGATACGATCCGATGAATGTGAAACCTTGGACAGTTCGCAAACTGTTATGGAATCCAGAACCTTTGGGATCATTCTTTGGTGAAGTTTGTCTGCAAGCTTGGCAGCGCAATCCCAATGATTTCGGACGGGAAGTCATGGATATTTTAGAAGAACGTCTCGGACGTGCTGATCTAGAAGAAGCCTTAACTGCTCCGATCGAGAAATCCAATCCTCAACTTGTTACTGCTCCCTAATTTCCGCTCATGTTAGAAGGCTCAATTCTCAAAGATTTAAAAGTAGCGCACCAGTCCGGCGAGGTCGGTAAACGCCCGCTCAATTTCGGTGTGTATTACAAAAATACGCTGGTTTCACTCTGTCATGCTCTGGAAGACTGCATTCTCACCTGTCAGAGTGCACCTCTCGTGATTACTGCTTTCCAGCGGGGAAAATGGTATCTCGTTGAAGCCGATCGCTATGGCGATATCGCGAATCGAGCCGACCAAATTGTGATCATGGCGACGGCAGATGCCGGATTTGCAGAACATCCCACCAGTCAGCGATCGAATGTCACTTTAGTCGATTTAGATCCCACTGATCCGGTTGCTCAAGAATGGCACTTGATGATTTTGGCTCCGTCTTATACCGCCATGGTGCTCTGTCAGGAACTCTCGCCTGAAGACTATGGGACTCAAGGTGTGCCAGAAGAAGACTTAGAGCGGAAGTTTTACGGCTTTTGGACATTTGAGCAGGGCTTAGTCGAAGAGACGGTGAATATTGCGATCGCTCATATCGATCGCTACAACCCGGATTTAGCCAATCAACTTCGGGCAAAAGTCGCAGAAATTTCTGCTCAGAGTAGCGACCAAGACGAAATCTATCAAGCGGTTTCGATGGTCGTGAACTATTTACAAGACGGTCACTCGAAACACAAGCACGAAGCGTTAGATAACAATCTCGTTTCCAATGAGCTACAAGCCTTTCTCCGTCTGGCTCAATTGATTGATCAAACCGATGTGAGCAATCCAAATGCTGCGGCTGAAGTGGCTTCACTATCGGTCGCGATGGCACAGTTGCTTGATCTTCCGGCTTGGCAGGTGAATCGGTTACGGCTCTCTGCCTTGCTGCATCGACTCGCATTCTTACAGCGAGCAGATAGTGTACTCAGTCCAGGAAGCTTTGGACGGGTGACTGAGCCTGATCCCGATGCCGCGCCGAGTTGTCCGATCGTTCCAGGCGCTCAGCTTTTAAGAAATATGGGCAGATTGAATGCGATCGCAACGATCATTACGCATGAATCTGAACACTGGAATGGAAAAGGACAACCTGCTGGACTCGCAGGCGACGAAATTCCTTTAGAATCAAGAATCCTTGGCTTACTCTCTGAGTTTCAACAGCGCGTGACTCAAAGCAATTTAACCGATGCGCTCGCTCAGTGCCAAGCGGAAGCGGGAGAGCGGTGGGATACAAAGCTCGTCGAAGCTTTAACGCTTCTTGTCAGCGCGATTCAGCAAGGGTTAAGCCTACCGATTCAAATGCCGAAAATCGCGGCTGGAATGTGGTTGTTAGATTCTCATTCTGACGAAGAATTGCTGAATCTATCTGAGAAAGTGACGGAGCGAGGGTAAATGGATATTCAGGCGATTCGATCGGGAAAAGTAGCGCAACTCGCGGGCGTAGATTTGCAGGATGAAGATCTGTCTAAAGCAGATTTGGGCGGCGTGATTTTGGCGGGAGCAAAACTGGCGGGGGCAGATTTCACAGGCGCAAAGCTGGCGGGAGCCATTTTAGACGGTGCGAATTTAGTCGGATGCCAGCTGATTGGGGCGGATTTGCGCGCGTCGATGACGGGTGCAAATTTGATGCAGGCAGATTTGACTGAGGCAGATTTGCGCGGCAGTAATTTGCGCGGGGCAAATCTCATGCGATCGCGCCTAACTCGTGCGGCTTTATCCGGTGCATTTCTCAGCGGCACAAACTTGATGGGCGTGAATTTGCAAGGCGTTGATTTACGAGGTGCAGATTTACGAGGTGCAAATTTAAGTGGAGTCAATCTGCTGGGTGCAAACTTGACTCAAGCAGATTTGCAGGGCGCACAGCTCAGCGAAGCGAATCTTGAAGAAGCAGATTTGCAAGGTGCGAATTTAGCAGGCGCGAACCTCTCAGGTGCGAATCTGCTTTGTGCAGAACTCCAGGATGCAAACCTAACAGGCGCAAATCTGATCGGAGCTTGTGTGATTGGAACTCTCTTAGCGGAAGCATCGAAAGGCGAACTTGAGAGCAAATGAATTGGTAAGAGACACGATCGCAGTTAGCCAAGCCAACAAAGGCAAACTCTCAATGCTGAACGATGCGATCGCATTTTTTGTTTACAGAAACAACCGAGGCGGAGTTAGCCAGAATAGTTGGCTATTGGAGAGCGCACTTCCGCTCTCGGGAAGCTCTAAGCCGATCACACCCGCTTTTTTTAGAATGAAGCGATCGCGCACTTCTCCCCAAATCAGTAACTCTGCCCAACTGCTGAGATCCGGCTCGTGTCCAACCAGCGCTAATGCTTTGTCGGGCGATCGCCAACTCTCAACCCAAGCGTGCCAATTCTGAATATCGCCTCCTGGGGCAAGGTAGCCAGCAGTTTCTAATGCATCGCTCAACCCTGCTTTTTGCAAAATTTTAGCCGTTTGCTTGGCACGAGTCAGAGGACTGGTCAGAATCAGATCAAATTTTAAATCGAGCGATCGCATTCGCTTTGCAACCTGTTCTGTTTTACGCTCCCCTTCTGGAGTCAGAGGACGCTGATCATCATCAGGATAGTCGCCAT is part of the Leptolyngbya boryana PCC 6306 genome and harbors:
- a CDS encoding DUF3120 domain-containing protein, with amino-acid sequence MISYSPTPTPSQEAEVIAVSKSSLTESSLIERQLPSRNRLIFGASVFLVSVPVFFEAPLVRSIPLLCLLLTSVWVWVSIALSAKSKTQHWGELITGFTWTWLAGSLYWGWMRWEPTLHLPIEAIGLPIAIWGLRQNWCKLGNFFYLGSLFGTAITDLYFYVSDLIPYWRRLMQVEPDAVQPIFQEALMQMYTPHGIFWVISLATLLLVIGVLSLRVKTPHWVAFGGAVLSTILVDSLFWIAATLA
- a CDS encoding adenylate/guanylate cyclase domain-containing protein — translated: MVTLQPIPHLILHSDLNRQRLPLVGNSCWTIGRSEDNTFVIGDRWISRNHAMLQWMETGEYYLIDLGSRNGTFVNGRRVSIPVTLQNGDRLTFGQTELDFFCPMNRPAPSSDLDSKDFTATAALSVRCLISVLVVDIRDFTILTRQLDESILSEMIGTWFRQAGEIIREYGSWVDKYIGDAVMAVWTHGAHGVERDESLRICQAINALHKMTSDLYRDYPLPFPIRIGAGVNTGFAMVGNTGSGDRPDYTALGDTVNAAFRLETATKQIGLDIAMGETTYRHLASHVGELAFFERYNVDLKGYDTPTPTHACSFADLDRFLKSNFDTFY
- a CDS encoding DUF4079 domain-containing protein, with protein sequence MDLPSFLWLWRIAAWAMGLTIVAYLLQAATGSGLLFGIKWVRSLHIGVGIAIAILVLVLLGIGIVGTLGHYGSLGHSNHLWSGLAVVELVFLSAWSAVQIPTQPWARSVHIGVNFLLCLGLIWVSITGWEVVQKYLS
- a CDS encoding DUF1830 domain-containing protein; translation: MPQILDPVPSNGSDPVLCCYVNATSQIQIARITDVPNWYFERVVFPGQRLIFEAIVTAHLEIHTGMMASAILSDTIPCSTLIVTEGDEDASFRQELRSILATPAES
- a CDS encoding photosystem II high light acclimation radical SAM protein; this encodes METRILYVRLPCNPIFPIGAVYLADHVHKQFPDIIQKILDLGTVPPLDYASALDDCIDQFKPTLLVYSWRDIQIYAPVGGRGGNPLQYTFEYYYALNPFLKARGALGLLRIASGYYGELWRNANLIKRGFKRARKYHPDAKLVVGGGAVSVFYEQVARSLPKGTIVSVGEGETLLEKLLRGEDFLDERCYIVGETKPRDRMIHEFPNPIEKAACDYDYIASIWDEFEYYFQSQDFYIGVQTKRGCPHNCCYCVYTVIEGKQVRINPADEVVKEMQQLYKKGVRNFWFTDAQFIPARKYIDDAIELLQKIVDAGMTDIHWAAYIRADNLTPKLAELMVKTGMNYFEIGITSGSQELVRKMRMGYNLRTVLENCRDLKAAGFNDLVSVNYSFNVIDERPETIRQTIAYHRELEKIFGADKVEPAIFFIGLQPHTHLEEYALKNDILKPGYDPMNVKPWTVRKLLWNPEPLGSFFGEVCLQAWQRNPNDFGREVMDILEERLGRADLEEALTAPIEKSNPQLVTAP
- a CDS encoding DICT sensory domain-containing protein codes for the protein MLEGSILKDLKVAHQSGEVGKRPLNFGVYYKNTLVSLCHALEDCILTCQSAPLVITAFQRGKWYLVEADRYGDIANRADQIVIMATADAGFAEHPTSQRSNVTLVDLDPTDPVAQEWHLMILAPSYTAMVLCQELSPEDYGTQGVPEEDLERKFYGFWTFEQGLVEETVNIAIAHIDRYNPDLANQLRAKVAEISAQSSDQDEIYQAVSMVVNYLQDGHSKHKHEALDNNLVSNELQAFLRLAQLIDQTDVSNPNAAAEVASLSVAMAQLLDLPAWQVNRLRLSALLHRLAFLQRADSVLSPGSFGRVTEPDPDAAPSCPIVPGAQLLRNMGRLNAIATIITHESEHWNGKGQPAGLAGDEIPLESRILGLLSEFQQRVTQSNLTDALAQCQAEAGERWDTKLVEALTLLVSAIQQGLSLPIQMPKIAAGMWLLDSHSDEELLNLSEKVTERG
- a CDS encoding pentapeptide repeat-containing protein translates to MDIQAIRSGKVAQLAGVDLQDEDLSKADLGGVILAGAKLAGADFTGAKLAGAILDGANLVGCQLIGADLRASMTGANLMQADLTEADLRGSNLRGANLMRSRLTRAALSGAFLSGTNLMGVNLQGVDLRGADLRGANLSGVNLLGANLTQADLQGAQLSEANLEEADLQGANLAGANLSGANLLCAELQDANLTGANLIGACVIGTLLAEASKGELESK
- the sixA gene encoding phosphohistidine phosphatase SixA, translated to MELYLIRHGLAGQHGDYPDDDQRPLTPEGERKTEQVAKRMRSLDLKFDLILTSPLTRAKQTAKILQKAGLSDALETAGYLAPGGDIQNWHAWVESWRSPDKALALVGHEPDLSSWAELLIWGEVRDRFILKKAGVIGLELPESGSALSNSQLFWLTPPRLFL